One segment of Carya illinoinensis cultivar Pawnee chromosome 1, C.illinoinensisPawnee_v1, whole genome shotgun sequence DNA contains the following:
- the LOC122307906 gene encoding disease resistance protein At4g27190-like — protein sequence MSGMDVVVEHIPGPSIQDQTASVSEDLAKTMDLLFDNRFQRIGIWGMGGVGKTNLVRNLNNKLLEMNSNDMPFSCVLWVTVSKNLDIQKLQMGIASRLGFHLEQSSGADGMATQLHRRLKEERFLLILDDAWQKIDLDILGVPRPDVQSGSKIILTCRSLDVCRHMETDVDVKMSVLRDEDAWQLFSRHAADVVSLEHIRPLAEAICRECQGLPLAIITTGAAMRRKTNPVVWKHALNQLRRSVPWAAQVEVTVYKHLKLSYDSLEGEDLKNCFLYCSLFPEDFSINIDELVWYWLAEGLIDERENYEDFYSRGIYLIENLKDACLLEDGSHKGTVKMHDVVRDVSIWIASTCSEDGSEFLVRAGNGLKEISATELSNSLIRVSFMDNDLKRLPDDSVIQCSEASTLLLQNNRHLDEVPERFLERFKALRVLNFSGTRIKSLPDSLFQLDDLRALLLSLCDIKELPPLERLSRLQVLDLSLTRIRELPRGLEQLSNLRRLNLAGTSELEVVKAGVISKLSRLEVLDLSNSGYFWKEKGAVQEEEACFEELQCLERLQVLSIILDWNPCYSPQDTITSWINGLTAFEISIGESDVCLSVRELCRLSDAQKRVSIDEIDLSGGRIGWLLGKASYLSLNNCGGLNEMVQDLVINSVGRSFIYLKKLEIIGSDNSFGGRAAQYDLLPNLEKLYLIEMTGIESILELTNLLGLRFQRLKELVVHACSRIKYLISLGNSNIRTMPNLETIRVDYCENLEELFNYLPLQINMAPDPITPELKKLELNRLPKLRNLCSAETTWPGNQVKVEVRSWAMP from the exons ATGTCCGGCATGGATGTGGTGGTGGAGCATATTCCTGGACCTTCAATTCAAGATCAAACAGCATCAGTATCAGAAGATTTAGCCAAAACTATGGATCTATTGTTTGACAATAGATTCCAGAGGATTGGTATATGGGGGATGGGAGGCGTCGGCAAAACTAATCTGGTGAGAAATTTGAACAATAAGCTGCTTGAAATGAATTCAAATGATATGCCTTTTAGCTGTGTACTATGGGTTACAGTGTCCAAAAATTTGGACATACAAAAGCTCCAGATGGGAATAGCTTCCAGACTGGGTTTTCATCTGGAACAAAGTTCGGGAGCTGATGGAATGGCTACTCAACTTCATCGAAGACTAAAGGAGGAACGTTTTCTTCTCATTCTCGACGATGCTTGGCAAAAAATTGATTTGGACATTTTGGGTGTCCCGCGGCCTGATGTTCAAAGCGGAAGTAAGATCATATTGACATGTAGATCTTTGGATGTATGTAGGCACATGGAGACTGATGTTGATGTTAAAATGAGCGTTTTGAGGGATGAAGACGCTTGGCAACTATTTAGTCGGCATGCGGCGGATGTGGTTAGTTTGGAACATATCAGACCACTTGCAGAGGCAATTTGTAGAGAGTGTCAAGGATTGCCTTTGGCCATCATCACCACGGGAGCAGCTATGAGACGAAAGACGAATCCTGTGGTATGGAAGCATGCTTTGAATCAGTTGCGAAGATCAGTGCCTTGGGCAGCGCAAGTTGAGGTGACGGTTTATAAGCATTTGAAGTTGAGTTACGACTCATTAGAAGGTGAAGACTTGAAAAATTGTTTCCTTTATTGCTCTTTGTTTCCAGAGGACTTCTCAATTAATATAGATGAACTAGTATGGTACTGGCTGGCGGAAGGTTTGATAGATGAACGAGAAAACTACGAGGATTTCTACAGTAGAGGAATTTATTTGATTGAAAATCTGAAGGACGCCTGTTTGTTGGAAGATGGTTCCCATAAGGGCACCGTGAAGATGCATGACGTTGTTCGTGATGTTAGCATATGGATTGCATCAACCTGCAGCGAGGATGGAAGTGAATTCCTCGTTCGTGCAGGGAATGGTTTGAAAGAGATTTCAGCTACTGAGCTATCAAATTCTCTTATAAGAGTTTCTTTCATGGATAACGATTTAAAAAGACTACCTGATGACTCTGTGATACAGTGTTCAGAGGCATCAACTTTGCTACTACAAAATAATCGTCACCTTGACGAAGTTCCTGAGAGATTTTTGGAACGATTTAAAGCACTGAGAGTCTTGAATTTCAGTGGGACACGCATCAAGTCATTGCCTGATTCTCTTTTTCAACTGGATGATCTCCGTGCTCTTCTTTTGAGTCTTTGCGATATCAAAGAATTGCCCCCACTGGAAAGGCTCAGTAGACTTCAAGTGCTTGATCTCTCTTTGACTCGTATCAGAGAATTGCCAAGAGGGTTAGAGCAACTCAGCAACTTAAGGCGTCTAAACTTAGCCGGGACTTCCGAACTGGAAGTGGTTAAAGCTGGAGTCATATCCAAGTTGTCCAGATTAGAAGTTCTGGACCTGTCAAATAGTGGCTACTTTTGGAAAGAGAAAGGAGCGGTGCAAGAGGAGGAAGCATGTTTTGAAGAGTTGCAATGCCTGGAGCGGTTACAAGTTTTATCCATCATATTGGATTGGAACCCGTGTTACAGTCCCCAAGATACAATTACTTCCTGGATAAATGGATTAACAGCATTCGAAATTTCGATTGGAGAATCGGATGTTTGTCTTTCAG TGCGAGAGCTATGTCGACTCTCGGATGCCCAAAAACGCGTGAGTATAGATGAGATTGATCTCTCGGGAGGACGGATCGGGTGGTTGTTGGGCAAGGCAAGTTATCTATCCTTAAATAATTGTGGAGGACTGAATGAGATGGTACAAGACTTGGTCATTAACAGTGTTGGCAGAagctttatatatttaaaaaagctTGAGATTATTGGGTCTGACAATAGTTTTGGAGGACGTGCAGCACAGTATGACCTACTACCCAATTTGGAGAAACTTTATCTGATCGAAATGACAGGCATTGAAAGCATTTTAGAATTAACCAATCTTCTCGGGCTAAGATTTCAGAGACTAAAAGAATTAGTTGTGCATGCCTGTTCGAGGATTAAATATCTTATCTCCCTGGGGAACTCCAATATTCGCACAATGCCAAACCTAGAAACAATACGGGTAGACTATTGTGAGAATTTAGAAGAGCTCTTCAATTATCTTCCATTGCAGATCAATATGGCTCCAGATCCTATTACCCCAGAACTAAAGAAATTGGAATTGAACAGGCTTCCCAAATTAAGGAATCTTTGTAGTGCCGAAACGACCTGGCCGGGTAATCAAGTGAAGGTTGAGGTGAGATCATGGGCGATGCCCTAA